Part of the Thermococcus sp. 18S1 genome, ATGCAGACCCCTCTCTTCGAATGAAACAGAAACCATTCGAGGGGGTCGATACCTTCGGGGGCGGGGGGCGCGTTCATGTCAAATTCGTAGTGCGTGCGAAGATAGCTCTCTATCGCCCTCGCCTTCAGGTAGTCCCCTTCGATTCCCGCGGTTATGTTGCGGGCGAGCTCCAGAACCCTCTCACTCACGTTCGGAGTCTGGAGGTACCGGGTAGAGGCGGTGGTTTTCGCTCCCTTCAGGAGGGCATCCGGGAATATATAATGCACGGTCTTGAAGGAATAGTTCCAGACGACCCCGGAGGTTCCGAACAGGTGGCTTTCAGGGTAGTATTTCAGGCCACCCGGTGCGTTCACCTCTTCGGTGTACAGGGCCGTCAGAAGGTTGTCCTCGACTATCGGGGACGCCAGAACCACCGTGATGTTGTCAGACACATTTGTATGTTCCACTGTGAGAAGCGGCAGGACACCGCGGTTCCCAGTTATGGGGGTCTCGTTCAGGCGGTACCAAGTCCCGTTTAGGTATGTGACGTAGACGCCGCCCCTAAGGTATGAGGTGTGGGCTGCACCTCTCACGGTCATGATGACTCTCTTGGTGTCTCCTCTGCAGAAGCCGTTCCTTTGGAGGTCTATGGACTCGGGCTCTGTGAGGATACTCGTGCCGCTTGAGTTGAAAGGATAGCTCATGTTGTCGTACTCCTTACTGAGATTGAAGGAGACGTTTCTCGGGGATGCCCCACGGGAACTGCTGTTTAGCCATGGGTAGAACCGGGAGAGGTCAAGGGTACCGTTTTTCACTACGGACCTCTCCACGGGCTGCTCGGGACTTTTAATCCCAAGAATGCTCTCAATGCCTGCAATTGCAGAGCCATTGCCTGCAGGGGCCCCTTCAGGGGTGCCGTAGAGCCTTTGGGGTATCTGGTTTATCGATGCTATCAGGAGCAGGGTGAGCAGGAGGATCAGCGCGGAGGATATGTATTTTCTCAACGGAGACACCATTCTTTGTTGTGTCCCGTATCCTACATAGTCCACAGAATTATTTAACCATTGCTGTGGCACATCAGGGTTTCCAAGAATTGAAGGTCCTTCCAAAGGCTCTTTTTATCACAGAATACTCCTTCAGAATCTCCCCAGTTGGCTCCCGCTGTCCCCTGCGTACGTACCAGGCAGGGTGTCGAAGGTACGTGGGTTCATAGCCGAGCCGTTTTAGAGCCTTCTCGGCCGTCCTGCCGATGGCGAAGATGGCCCTCGGCTTCACAGCCTCAAGTTCCCTCCCAAGAAGCTCAAGCTCGCCCTCGCCGAAGCCCCTCAGCCTGTTATCGGGCGGGTTGCACTTCACAACGTTGGTTATGTAGATGAAGTCCGGATTGACGCCCAGGCTGAACAGAGTTTTCCTGAGGAGCATGCCCGAGGCATCGTGGTAGAAGCATATCCCGGTCTTCCCACAGCCCCGTCTCCCAGGTGCCTCTCCGACAAGGACGATCCCCGAACCAACCCAGCCGTTGGCGAAGGGTAGTCCTTCGAACTCCCCCACATGGAGCTGATAGCGGTAATATTCCTCGCGGCAGAACCTCGTGGGTTCTTGGAGGAGCTCGCGATAGAGGCCCTCAAGCTGCCTGGCGGTTTTTTCATCCCTTTCGTTCACGACGAGGAAGCGCTCGTTGGGGTTGTATACTGTTCTGGCATAAACACCATATGTCTCCTCATCAAGGGAGAGAAAATCCCTCCAGCCTCGGAGGACCAGCGGGAGGACTTTCAGATTGCCCGGATTTATGTAAACTTCACCGACCTCTTTGAGGTGTTCAAAGCGCAGGAGCATAATGAATAAAAGGACTGCCGCGTTTATAGGTTTGGTGGTTTATATGGTCGAGACCAGGAAGTGTCCCCTCTGCGGGGGCACGATGGTGAAGGCAAAGGGAGAGACCCTGAAGAGTTCCGTTGTGCCGCCCTGGAAGAGCAAGCTTCAGGGCTGGACGACGCCGGGCGTTGGGGCAGAGGTATGGCTCTGCATTGACTGTGGGGTTGTTCTTCACTACGTAAAGGCAGATGATCTGAAGGTATTAAAGGAAGAGTTTGAGACCCTAAACGCAGAGGGGAAGGAATGAACTCCCCTGGTCTATCTGCAGGCGCCAGATCCGGTTATCGGGTGAATGGAAAGGACTTTAAGGTTGAGAGCGTAGAGTAAAAGGGTGATGACATGGACCGGCGAGGCGGCATCGGTTATTCCATACTCGGGATAGTTGCCTTTATTCTGATAATGGTGTTCGTGGTTCTGGTAATGCTGGGGATTATAGTTGTGGGTGCCGCGGCACTGGTGGTGATCGTCCCGCTGATACTGATAATGGCCGTGATTGGCTGGATCAAGGGGAGACACAGAAAGGAGCCGAAGGAGCTTGAGGAGCCCATGGACTACTTCTGAGCAGTCACAGTTCTCGCCCCCCTTTACCCTATCCTCGGCCGAATGAATTATAATGTGTCCGGACAATGACCCCCGCGGTGGTGGTATGAAGAGCCTCTTCCTTCTCGTTCTTGGGAACACCGAGATGAACACCCCTGGCACGGTTCCAGAGCCAACAAAGCTAAAGCCCGTTACCGATGCGGAGTACCTCTTCCACGAGAAGCCACTGACGATAGACACGATGCCCATAACCCCCGAGGGCTATCCTGCCCCCGTGATAATAACCAAGGCGGCGAAAGAGCTCGCCGGTTTCCCAGTTCTTGTCGTCAGGGGCGGGACGTACCTGGCCCCGCTAGTTCCACACATCCACATAAGCAACGCCGTCGGAAGGGATCCCGGGAAGAAACCCGCCCTCCCGGAGTTTGGCGAAATAATAAAGCGCGCCAGACTTCTGGGGGAGGAACTCAACAAGAGCCCTATCGACGAGCTCGTCATAGGCGAGTCGATCCCGGGTGGGACAGGGACGGCCCAGGCTGTCCTCTGGGCGCTTGGTTACAGTGAAGGAACAAACTCTACATCACAGGAAACCCCTCAAAATCCAGAGGAGAGTGCAATCCTGGGGGCATTTAAGCGCGCGGGAATTGAACGGGGTGAACTGAGAAACAACCCGCTAGAGGCCCTCAGGCAGTTCGGCGACCCTGCGATGGCCGCGGCTGTAGGCCTGTCCATTGGATTCAGAAGGAGGGTCGTTCTGGCCGGCGGAACACAGATGCTGGCCGTTTCTGCCGTTCTCAAGGCCCTGGGAGAAAGCCTCGACCGCTTTATGATAGCGACCACAAAGTGGACGGTAAACGACAGAAGAGCCCCGTTCCTTGGAATTACAAAGGAACTGGGGGTAATCACCTACGCAGCAGACCTTGACTTCTCGAAGAGTGAATTCAGTCAGCTGAAGAGTTATTGTGAAGAACCTATGAACGAGGAGGCAGGGGCCGGAGGGGCAACGTGGCTGGCGGTTAAGGCGGGCTTCTCGCCCGCGGACATCTCCGCCAAGGTGGAAGAGCTCTACGAGAGACTTGTAGGGATGTAACTCTACCAAAGGGCTCTGTCCCATCCCACTGGATTTTCACCTTTATTTCTTCGTGCCCCTTGCCCTGCCGGATGGCGCTGATTTCATCCGTGGTAGCACACGTCGTTAAACGCTTCCATTTGCTGAAAGGTTATTAAGTTCGGGAACGAGCTTACTCAGGTGGTAATATGGGAGCGGAGGAACACAAGAGAACGGCTCCAAAGAAGTTTAAGTTCGCGGTCATAACGGTTAGCGACACCGCGAGCAGGGGTGAGAAGGAGGATAAGAGCGGGAAGTTTCTCATCGAGGAGCTGGAGAAGGCTGGACATGAGAAGGTGTACTATGCGGTCGTTCCCGACGAGAAGATGGCTATAATCGGTGCCGTTGTCGAGGCCTTCAGAGCGGGGGCGGAGGTTGTGGTTACCTCCGGTGGAACGGGTATAGCCAGCAGGGATGTGACGATAGAGAGCATCAGGCCCCTCTTCGATAAGGAACTGACGGGCTTCGGGGAGATTTTCAGGCTTCTCAGCTACGAGGAGATAGGCACAGCCGCGGTCATGACGAGGGCAACCGCGGGGGTAATCAGGAGCTCTGGCAGAACCATGGCCGTCTTCTGCCTGCCCGGCAGTCTCGGCGCGGCAAGGACAGGTATCAAAATCATCCTCAAAGAGGCCGGCCATGTACTCAAACACGGGAGGGAGTGACGTGAGGGAGTTCAAACGGCTGACCCCGTATAAAGAGGCCCTTGAGATGGTGCTGAATGACGTCAGCGAGATCGGGGACGTCGAGGAGGTTCCCCTCTCCGAGGCCCTTGGACGGGTTCTGGCTGAAGACATCGTTTCACCCATAGACAGCCCGCCCTTTGACCGTTCGGCCGTCGACGGCTATGCCCTCCTGGCCGAGGACACGTTCCCGGCGAGGGAGTACAGTCCGGTTGACCTCAGAGTCGTGGACGAGATAGTCGCCGGGGAGGAGAGCAAGGCGAGAGTTGAGCCCGGCACGGCTGTGAAGCTCA contains:
- a CDS encoding uracil-DNA glycosylase family protein; the encoded protein is MLLRFEHLKEVGEVYINPGNLKVLPLVLRGWRDFLSLDEETYGVYARTVYNPNERFLVVNERDEKTARQLEGLYRELLQEPTRFCREEYYRYQLHVGEFEGLPFANGWVGSGIVLVGEAPGRRGCGKTGICFYHDASGMLLRKTLFSLGVNPDFIYITNVVKCNPPDNRLRGFGEGELELLGRELEAVKPRAIFAIGRTAEKALKRLGYEPTYLRHPAWYVRRGQREPTGEILKEYSVIKRAFGRTFNSWKP
- a CDS encoding nicotinate-nucleotide--dimethylbenzimidazole phosphoribosyltransferase translates to MKSLFLLVLGNTEMNTPGTVPEPTKLKPVTDAEYLFHEKPLTIDTMPITPEGYPAPVIITKAAKELAGFPVLVVRGGTYLAPLVPHIHISNAVGRDPGKKPALPEFGEIIKRARLLGEELNKSPIDELVIGESIPGGTGTAQAVLWALGYSEGTNSTSQETPQNPEESAILGAFKRAGIERGELRNNPLEALRQFGDPAMAAAVGLSIGFRRRVVLAGGTQMLAVSAVLKALGESLDRFMIATTKWTVNDRRAPFLGITKELGVITYAADLDFSKSEFSQLKSYCEEPMNEEAGAGGATWLAVKAGFSPADISAKVEELYERLVGM
- a CDS encoding molybdenum cofactor biosynthesis protein B gives rise to the protein MGAEEHKRTAPKKFKFAVITVSDTASRGEKEDKSGKFLIEELEKAGHEKVYYAVVPDEKMAIIGAVVEAFRAGAEVVVTSGGTGIASRDVTIESIRPLFDKELTGFGEIFRLLSYEEIGTAAVMTRATAGVIRSSGRTMAVFCLPGSLGAARTGIKIILKEAGHVLKHGRE